The following coding sequences lie in one Streptomyces sp. NBC_00510 genomic window:
- a CDS encoding SigE family RNA polymerase sigma factor, translated as MPENGRGPGAAGPRAPESFEAFARASQKRLYRTAYLLCGDADTARDLTQTTLAKLFQHWRRASAADHIEAYARTVLTRTYLAERRRRLRDLLAHSRPGPGPSPDHADLRVTLLSALAGLPPRARAMVVLRYWEDQSVESVATLLKCSESTVKSQCSRSLAKLRAQLGEAHVYATGS; from the coding sequence ATGCCGGAGAACGGCCGGGGCCCGGGAGCGGCGGGCCCGCGGGCGCCGGAGAGCTTCGAAGCCTTCGCCCGGGCGAGTCAGAAACGGCTGTACCGGACCGCGTACCTGCTGTGCGGGGACGCGGACACAGCCCGGGACCTGACGCAGACCACGCTGGCCAAGCTGTTCCAGCACTGGCGGCGGGCGAGTGCCGCCGACCACATCGAGGCGTACGCCAGGACCGTGCTGACCCGTACGTACCTGGCCGAGCGGAGGCGGCGGCTGCGGGACCTGCTGGCGCACTCGCGTCCCGGGCCGGGGCCCTCGCCCGACCACGCCGACCTGCGGGTGACGCTGTTGTCGGCGCTCGCCGGACTGCCGCCCAGGGCCCGGGCCATGGTCGTGCTGCGCTACTGGGAGGACCAGAGCGTCGAGTCCGTCGCCACGCTGCTGAAGTGCAGCGAGTCCACCGTCAAGAGCCAGTGCTCACGCTCCCTGGCCAAGTTGCGCGCCCAGTTGGGCGAGGCCCACGTCTACGCCACGGGAAGCTGA
- a CDS encoding alpha/beta hydrolase, protein MNLKTVLRPTRKSVAVLGAAAGVAALTLTATAPANAAKAAHHPQEKKPTVVLVHGAFADSSSWNGVVSRLKHAGYPVVAPANPLRGLASDSAYVHGFLKSVQGPVVLVGHSYGGSVITEAAADSPNVKALVYIAAFAPDKGETVTQISDRFPGGTLGETLNAVPFPLPGGGTGTGTDLYIKADKFRAQFAADVPKSVAEQMAATQRPVAASVFDEKAAGAAWRTIPSWDLVTTQDKNITLAAQRFMAERAHAHTVEIKASHAVSVSRPGAVTRIIEQAARSTVR, encoded by the coding sequence GTGAACCTCAAGACCGTCCTCCGCCCCACCCGCAAGAGCGTCGCCGTCCTGGGCGCCGCCGCAGGCGTCGCGGCCCTCACGCTGACGGCCACGGCCCCGGCCAACGCCGCCAAGGCCGCGCACCACCCGCAGGAGAAGAAGCCCACGGTCGTCCTGGTGCACGGCGCGTTCGCGGACTCCTCCAGCTGGAACGGCGTGGTGTCGCGTCTGAAGCACGCGGGCTATCCGGTCGTGGCCCCGGCCAATCCGCTGCGCGGCCTGGCGAGCGACTCGGCGTACGTGCACGGCTTCCTGAAGAGCGTGCAGGGCCCGGTCGTGCTCGTCGGCCACTCCTACGGCGGCTCGGTGATCACCGAGGCCGCGGCCGACTCCCCCAACGTCAAGGCGCTGGTCTACATAGCCGCCTTCGCCCCGGACAAGGGCGAGACCGTCACGCAGATCTCCGACAGGTTCCCCGGCGGCACCCTTGGCGAGACCCTCAACGCCGTGCCCTTCCCGCTCCCCGGCGGCGGCACCGGCACCGGCACCGACCTGTACATCAAGGCCGACAAGTTCCGCGCCCAGTTCGCCGCCGACGTGCCGAAGTCCGTCGCCGAGCAGATGGCCGCCACCCAGCGCCCCGTGGCCGCGTCGGTCTTCGACGAGAAGGCCGCGGGCGCCGCCTGGCGGACCATCCCGTCCTGGGACCTGGTCACCACCCAGGACAAGAACATCACCCTCGCCGCCCAGCGCTTCATGGCCGAGCGGGCCCACGCCCACACCGTCGAGATCAAGGCCTCCCACGCCGTCTCGGTCTCCCGCCCCGGCGCGGTGACCCGCATCATCGAGCAGGCCGCCCGCTCCACCGTCCGCTGA